The following coding sequences are from one Formosa haliotis window:
- a CDS encoding ABC transporter permease — translation MFDIERWQEIFETLRKNKLRTFLTGLSVASGIFILVILLGFSKGIQNGVTSQFERDASNLISIRPGLTTKEYKGLNPGRQIQFKNSDFNTISRKYANEIEYKSAYYTIWGGLVNYKNESGNYRIQGILPGNQFIENADIGQGRFINYSDVEESKKVAVIGNRVKKDLFKDEDPINKDISVYGISYKVVGVFFDPGGERDESKVFLPLSSAQLAFNGSDKIRNMMFTLKMSDNFDTAVEESEAITQAMLTDLRAQHTVSPDDISAIRVHNTMEEAKKIYTLIGTISAVFWFVGIGTIIAGVVGVGNIMLIIVKERTKEIGIRKALGAQPWSIVGMILQESVFVTMFSGLFGLILGLGLLEIAGPLIESDFIKYPQVDFNTALTTVFILVFAGALAGFFPAYRAAQIKPIIALRDE, via the coding sequence ATGTTTGATATTGAACGTTGGCAAGAAATTTTTGAAACCTTAAGAAAAAACAAGCTAAGAACCTTTCTTACTGGGCTTTCTGTGGCTTCGGGTATTTTTATTTTGGTTATTCTTTTAGGTTTCAGTAAAGGTATTCAAAATGGTGTAACCTCTCAGTTTGAACGCGATGCATCAAACTTGATAAGTATCCGGCCGGGACTAACCACCAAGGAGTATAAAGGTTTAAACCCTGGACGACAAATTCAATTTAAAAACAGCGATTTTAATACCATATCAAGGAAATACGCTAACGAAATAGAATATAAATCTGCCTACTATACCATTTGGGGTGGATTGGTAAATTATAAAAATGAATCGGGGAATTACAGAATTCAAGGTATTTTACCTGGCAATCAGTTTATAGAAAATGCAGATATTGGCCAAGGGCGTTTCATAAATTATTCCGATGTAGAAGAATCTAAAAAAGTGGCTGTAATAGGAAATCGGGTAAAAAAGGATTTGTTTAAAGACGAAGATCCTATAAATAAAGACATTTCGGTTTACGGTATAAGTTATAAGGTGGTAGGTGTGTTTTTTGATCCAGGAGGAGAACGCGACGAAAGTAAAGTCTTTCTGCCATTATCATCGGCACAGCTTGCTTTTAATGGTTCCGATAAAATTAGAAACATGATGTTTACTCTAAAAATGTCGGACAATTTTGATACGGCAGTCGAAGAATCAGAGGCGATAACTCAAGCTATGTTAACCGATTTAAGAGCGCAACATACCGTTTCTCCAGACGATATTAGTGCCATTCGTGTACATAATACCATGGAAGAAGCTAAGAAAATTTATACACTTATTGGAACCATTTCTGCGGTCTTTTGGTTTGTAGGTATTGGTACCATTATCGCTGGTGTAGTAGGGGTGGGAAATATCATGCTTATTATTGTGAAAGAGCGAACCAAAGAGATAGGAATACGTAAAGCATTGGGTGCCCAGCCGTGGTCTATTGTTGGTATGATTCTTCAGGAATCTGTTTTTGTAACTATGTTTTCGGGTTTGTTTGGGTTAATTCTAGGACTCGGTTTGCTGGAAATAGCAGGGCCATTAATTGAAAGTGATTTTATAAAATATCCGCAAGTAGATTTCAACACCGCTTTAACAACCGTGTTTATTTTGGTGTTTGCGGGCGCATTAGCAGGATTCTTTCCGGCGTATCGTGCGGCACAAATTAAACCAATAATAGCTTTAAGAGACGAGTAA
- a CDS encoding ABC transporter permease, giving the protein MFSKDRWDEILEALSANKFRTLLTAFGVFWGITILVLLLALTNGLKNGVTADFGNFATNSMFMWTQRTSISYKGMPKGRTFNYKLEDVEALKSEIPELKYVSPRNQLGGFNGANNVTRGTKTGAFQVNGDYPEFIKQQPLDITDGRFISYSDINAKRKSCVIGTDVVKGLYNKGENPLGTYIKINGVNFMVVGTFKTSNSQGDQEEDANTIYVPFTSFGQAFNTGNNVGWMAITGQDGISITSLKPKIFDVIKARHKIDPKDDRAIGNFDLSEAFGRVNGLFAILGFVGYFVGSLVLMSGVIGISNIMLIVVKERTKEIGVRRALGASPWSIKSQILQESLILTIVSGMVGISFAAGIIWLMNYILDANGPVENFANPSVSMSVVFTALFILVVSGLLAGLIPANSATKMKPVDALRID; this is encoded by the coding sequence ATGTTTAGTAAAGATAGATGGGATGAAATATTAGAAGCCTTAAGTGCAAACAAGTTTAGAACCTTGTTAACTGCTTTTGGTGTCTTTTGGGGTATTACAATTTTGGTGCTTTTATTGGCGTTAACCAATGGTTTAAAAAATGGAGTAACTGCCGATTTCGGAAATTTTGCTACAAACTCCATGTTTATGTGGACGCAGCGAACTTCCATTTCGTATAAAGGAATGCCAAAAGGACGGACCTTCAATTATAAATTAGAAGATGTTGAAGCTTTAAAATCTGAAATTCCAGAACTTAAATATGTGTCGCCAAGAAATCAGTTAGGCGGATTTAACGGAGCGAATAATGTAACTCGTGGTACCAAAACAGGAGCTTTCCAAGTAAACGGAGATTACCCCGAATTTATTAAACAACAACCCTTAGATATAACCGATGGACGTTTTATAAGCTATTCCGATATTAATGCGAAACGTAAATCGTGCGTTATTGGTACCGACGTTGTAAAAGGGCTTTACAATAAAGGCGAAAATCCATTGGGTACCTATATTAAAATTAACGGAGTAAACTTTATGGTGGTTGGTACGTTTAAAACGAGTAATTCTCAAGGCGACCAAGAAGAAGACGCTAATACTATTTATGTGCCATTTACATCGTTTGGCCAAGCTTTTAATACAGGAAATAATGTGGGCTGGATGGCTATTACGGGGCAAGATGGCATAAGTATAACAAGTTTAAAACCTAAAATTTTCGATGTTATAAAAGCGAGACATAAAATAGATCCCAAAGACGATCGCGCCATAGGGAATTTCGACTTGTCTGAAGCCTTTGGTCGTGTAAACGGTTTGTTTGCAATCTTAGGTTTTGTAGGCTATTTTGTAGGGTCTTTAGTCCTTATGTCTGGTGTAATTGGTATTAGTAATATCATGCTAATCGTAGTAAAAGAGCGTACTAAAGAAATTGGTGTACGTCGTGCTTTAGGAGCTTCTCCATGGAGTATAAAATCGCAAATATTACAAGAGAGTTTAATTTTAACTATAGTTTCGGGTATGGTAGGGATTTCGTTTGCTGCCGGAATTATTTGGTTAATGAACTATATTTTAGATGCCAATGGCCCTGTAGAAAATTTCGCAAACCCTAGTGTTAGCATGAGTGTGGTATTTACAGCCCTATTTATATTAGTAGTTTCTGGATTATTAGCAGGTTTAATACCGGCAAATAGCGCCACAAAAATGAAACCCGTAGACGCCTTAAGAATTGATTAA